One window of Clostridia bacterium genomic DNA carries:
- a CDS encoding permease-like cell division protein FtsX, translating into MLSKMKFLLISVLVVLLSLNFTTCFKDNNKATITSKATTQELSDANVELFCKVELKDAEVDALKMVLDNHKSVNTYKLVTKEEQVKKAAKLFGSEKLFEGENATILPASFIVRLSDARTVDDFYNEFKADSRIDKIKKINKENKSK; encoded by the coding sequence AATTTCTGTTTTAGTTGTTCTTCTTTCTCTTAATTTTACTACTTGCTTTAAAGATAATAACAAAGCTACCATAACTTCTAAAGCTACAACGCAAGAATTATCAGATGCAAATGTTGAATTATTCTGTAAAGTAGAACTGAAAGATGCAGAAGTTGATGCCCTTAAGATGGTATTAGATAATCACAAGAGTGTAAATACCTATAAATTAGTGACTAAGGAAGAACAAGTTAAAAAAGCTGCAAAATTATTTGGGAGTGAAAAGCTATTTGAGGGAGAGAATGCTACTATTCTTCCGGCCTCTTTTATCGTAAGATTAAGTGATGCAAGGACGGTAGATGATTTTTATAATGAGTTTAAAGCTGATTCAAGAATTGATAAAATTAAAAAAATAAATAAAGAAAATAAATCAAAATAG
- a CDS encoding radical SAM protein, translated as MGISWSQLGNKLVKQAKDRKVPITGQFELTARCNLKCKMCYVCRPAGDRIAIEHELSAKEWIQLAGEARDAGMLYLLLTGGEVFLRRDFKEIYEEMSGMGFGIEIYTNATMITPDVAKWLGKIPPLKMEVSLYGASKEAYSKVCGYAEGFESAIRGIDFLREEGITLELRTTVIHDNSSDFEKIAELAGDRGIKLGIVNYVSPRRDEHNRLSGVERLSPRELVEYEIKVEEYFRNRADDISSSAGTGGKAFAGKSDDESTAADAPVKEGNSPFYCTAGTCAFWITWDGRMLPCGLADSPHTLPSEKGFYEAWRYLQELCNSTPHCKECRECELKDYCMTCPAALKNETGSFDIPSKYLCEHARLRKLYKNNRR; from the coding sequence GTGGGTATTTCATGGAGTCAACTGGGCAACAAACTGGTGAAGCAGGCAAAAGACAGGAAGGTACCAATAACTGGACAGTTTGAACTAACCGCACGCTGTAATCTTAAATGTAAAATGTGTTATGTCTGCCGTCCGGCTGGAGACAGAATAGCCATAGAACACGAGCTTTCTGCAAAGGAATGGATACAACTCGCCGGTGAGGCGCGTGATGCCGGCATGCTTTACCTACTGCTAACCGGAGGCGAAGTTTTTTTGCGGAGGGATTTTAAAGAGATATATGAAGAAATGTCAGGAATGGGTTTTGGTATCGAAATATATACCAATGCAACTATGATAACGCCGGATGTTGCGAAGTGGCTGGGAAAAATCCCGCCTTTAAAAATGGAAGTATCATTATACGGTGCTTCGAAGGAGGCATATTCAAAAGTTTGCGGATATGCAGAGGGCTTTGAAAGTGCCATACGGGGTATAGATTTCCTTAGGGAAGAGGGAATTACTCTGGAATTAAGAACAACCGTGATACATGATAACAGCAGTGACTTTGAGAAGATAGCAGAGCTTGCAGGAGACAGGGGGATAAAACTCGGCATTGTTAATTATGTGTCTCCACGCAGGGATGAACATAATAGACTGTCAGGGGTAGAGCGCTTATCTCCCCGGGAGTTAGTCGAGTATGAAATAAAGGTAGAAGAGTATTTCCGTAACAGGGCGGATGATATATCAAGCAGTGCGGGGACAGGCGGAAAAGCGTTTGCCGGCAAGTCGGATGATGAATCAACTGCTGCTGATGCACCAGTTAAAGAAGGTAACAGTCCGTTTTATTGTACGGCGGGCACCTGCGCTTTCTGGATTACTTGGGACGGCAGGATGCTTCCCTGCGGGTTGGCAGATTCTCCACACACTTTACCGTCCGAAAAGGGCTTCTACGAAGCATGGAGATATTTGCAGGAACTCTGTAACTCGACACCTCATTGCAAAGAGTGCAGGGAGTGTGAATTGAAGGATTACTGTATGACATGCCCTGCTGCACTGAAAAATGAAACAGGCTCATTTGATATACCTTCAAAATACCTGTGTGAACATGCAAGATTAAGGAAGCTTTATAAAAATAATAGGAGGTGA
- a CDS encoding mannose-1-phosphate guanylyltransferase: MDKYAVIMAGGGGTRFWPISRQHKPKQLLNISGNDVMINETIKRLLPLIDIRNIYIVTNEKQGEIIGNLIMKDFPKENILYEPVGRNTSACIAYAAFTIRKKSEDAVMCILPSDHYISDENRFIKLMDSAFRSAKTTDKLITIGIKPSFPSTGYGYIRYNKEMDKTADFMYPVEEFVEKPNITLAKSYLEDGNYLWNSGMFIWRASIILDNINRYMPRLYKSFNNIYEHIGTKSEKEMLGKIYPSLQSISIDYGILERSDDVMVIPGEFGWNDVGSWDSLGFIFPTDENGNIVKAKHIGLDTKNSIIYSSGKLIATIGLENLIIADAGDAILICPKEKAQDVKALVEKLKSCDMGDYI; encoded by the coding sequence ATGGATAAATATGCAGTAATTATGGCAGGTGGCGGTGGTACAAGATTTTGGCCCATATCAAGGCAGCATAAACCGAAGCAGCTCTTGAATATAAGCGGAAATGATGTAATGATAAATGAAACTATCAAGAGGCTATTACCACTGATAGACATTCGAAACATCTATATAGTTACTAATGAAAAGCAGGGTGAAATCATAGGCAACCTGATAATGAAGGATTTCCCGAAGGAAAACATACTGTATGAGCCTGTGGGAAGAAATACTTCGGCCTGTATTGCTTATGCAGCCTTTACTATCAGAAAAAAATCGGAAGATGCAGTCATGTGCATCCTTCCCTCCGATCACTATATTTCGGATGAAAATAGATTCATCAAGCTTATGGATAGTGCCTTTAGAAGTGCAAAAACAACAGACAAGCTAATAACTATAGGCATCAAGCCTTCCTTTCCCTCGACAGGGTACGGATATATCCGCTACAACAAGGAAATGGACAAAACAGCGGATTTTATGTATCCGGTGGAAGAATTTGTAGAAAAGCCGAACATTACTCTTGCCAAGAGTTATCTTGAAGACGGGAATTACCTTTGGAACAGCGGCATGTTCATCTGGAGGGCTTCTATAATTTTGGACAACATAAACAGATATATGCCCAGGCTTTATAAAAGCTTTAACAATATATACGAGCATATCGGCACAAAGTCAGAAAAAGAGATGCTGGGAAAAATCTACCCGTCACTGCAAAGTATATCCATTGATTACGGAATTCTTGAAAGAAGCGATGATGTCATGGTAATTCCGGGCGAATTCGGATGGAACGACGTAGGAAGTTGGGACTCCCTTGGTTTTATTTTTCCTACGGATGAAAATGGCAACATAGTAAAGGCAAAACACATAGGACTTGATACAAAAAACTCAATAATATATAGCAGCGGAAAGCTGATTGCAACTATCGGACTTGAAAATCTCATCATAGCAGATGCCGGCGATGCCATACTTATATGTCCGAAAGAAAAAGCACAGGATGTAAAGGCTCTGGTAGAAAAACTTAAGTCCTGCGATATGGGGGATTACATATAG
- a CDS encoding radical SAM protein: MLHTWTELTNKLISAAKEKRLPISGAFELTPRCNLKCKMCYVCQPVNDKQTMANERSAEEWIRLAKEMRDAGVLFLLLTGGEVFLREDFKEIYEQISEMGFIIQIYTNATMITPEIAKWLGKRPPSKVSVTLYGSTPEMYEKVCGFADGYERTVRGIDLLIAEGIVVEVKTTVVRGNKDEFNRIAAFAEKRNIKFGVVNYISPRREGCCSDPEGERLSPEELAEYEMSITEYNKRKHGEITLDPATYDNLDDYEQSGKSNGELLAPSSEKEDPFRCSAGKCGFWISWNGRMLACGIMNKPETYPLQTGFLQAWEGLKKLCSVIPNCDPCSECSVKEYCSRCPARLLTETGCYDKPAPYLCETAHKRMEVVTRKNIINL, encoded by the coding sequence ATGCTTCATACATGGACGGAATTGACCAATAAACTGATTTCGGCCGCCAAAGAAAAGCGATTGCCGATATCCGGAGCATTTGAACTGACACCCAGGTGCAACCTCAAATGCAAAATGTGTTATGTGTGTCAGCCGGTAAACGATAAGCAGACAATGGCAAATGAGCGTTCGGCAGAGGAATGGATACGCCTTGCAAAAGAGATGCGGGATGCAGGAGTTCTATTTCTGCTTTTGACTGGTGGAGAGGTTTTTTTGCGTGAAGATTTTAAGGAAATTTATGAACAGATTTCCGAAATGGGTTTTATTATTCAGATTTATACGAATGCAACAATGATTACTCCGGAAATTGCGAAGTGGCTCGGAAAAAGGCCGCCGTCGAAGGTTAGTGTTACTCTTTACGGTTCGACACCGGAAATGTATGAAAAGGTGTGTGGCTTTGCAGATGGATATGAACGGACAGTACGGGGGATTGACCTGCTTATTGCCGAGGGAATAGTTGTAGAAGTCAAAACGACGGTAGTCAGGGGCAATAAGGATGAATTCAATAGAATTGCTGCATTTGCTGAAAAGAGAAATATTAAATTCGGGGTTGTCAACTATATTTCCCCGAGGAGAGAGGGATGCTGCTCAGACCCTGAAGGAGAGCGCTTGTCTCCGGAAGAACTGGCCGAATATGAGATGAGTATTACCGAATATAATAAAAGGAAGCATGGAGAGATAACGCTGGATCCGGCTACATACGATAATCTGGATGATTATGAGCAAAGCGGGAAATCAAATGGAGAACTATTGGCACCAAGTTCAGAAAAAGAGGATCCCTTCCGCTGCTCTGCAGGGAAATGCGGCTTCTGGATATCCTGGAATGGGCGGATGCTTGCATGCGGAATAATGAACAAACCGGAAACCTATCCTTTACAGACTGGGTTTTTACAAGCCTGGGAGGGACTGAAGAAGCTTTGTTCTGTCATACCTAACTGTGATCCGTGTTCGGAATGCTCTGTAAAGGAGTATTGTTCACGCTGCCCTGCAAGACTTCTAACTGAAACAGGTTGCTATGATAAACCTGCACCATATCTGTGTGAAACGGCACATAAGAGAATGGAGGTAGTAACCCGCAAAAACATTATAAATCTGTGA
- a CDS encoding PqqD family protein has protein sequence MKIKDGFMLREVAGSWIVVPLGKRVVEFNGLMTLSESGASLWRKLEEGADEDELVDLVLKEYDIDEATARADVQEFISNMLERGLCE, from the coding sequence ATGAAAATCAAAGACGGGTTCATGCTGAGGGAAGTCGCAGGGTCATGGATAGTTGTGCCTTTAGGGAAAAGGGTAGTAGAATTCAATGGGCTAATGACTTTAAGCGAGAGTGGAGCATCACTCTGGCGGAAGCTGGAAGAAGGCGCTGATGAGGATGAACTGGTTGATCTTGTTTTGAAAGAGTATGATATCGATGAGGCTACCGCAAGAGCTGATGTTCAGGAGTTTATTTCCAATATGCTAGAAAGAGGGCTTTGTGAATAG
- a CDS encoding S24/S26 family peptidase: MCEVKRVKAGDMFPVISEILQTDTSVKITVTGWSMYPFLREGEDCVELSKTCFDSICRGDIVLIKRRTGEYILHRVLTKKADCFYMVGDAQQWIEGPLAPEQLTAVVTAVWRKGKRICCSSTWWRLLSALWLRMLPFRCFIINTYRRLRGVRR, encoded by the coding sequence ATGTGTGAAGTAAAAAGAGTGAAGGCGGGAGATATGTTTCCCGTGATATCAGAAATACTGCAGACAGATACTTCTGTGAAAATTACTGTAACCGGGTGGAGCATGTATCCCTTTCTTAGAGAGGGTGAGGATTGCGTAGAGCTTTCAAAAACATGCTTTGATTCCATATGCAGAGGAGATATCGTACTTATTAAGAGACGTACCGGAGAATATATACTGCACCGTGTACTAACAAAGAAAGCAGATTGTTTTTATATGGTAGGCGATGCACAGCAATGGATTGAGGGGCCACTGGCACCTGAACAGTTGACTGCTGTTGTGACTGCCGTCTGGAGGAAGGGGAAAAGAATATGTTGTTCTTCTACCTGGTGGAGGTTACTTTCTGCTTTATGGCTCCGGATGCTGCCATTCAGGTGTTTTATTATCAATACATACAGGCGTTTGAGGGGAGTTAGGAGATGA
- a CDS encoding PqqD family protein: protein MQIKSGFMLREVAGSWIVVPLGQRVVEFNGLMTLSESGALIWKMLDAGAETEELISIITSEYDIDEDTAREDIHELIAALEQKGLIE, encoded by the coding sequence ATGCAGATTAAGAGTGGTTTTATGCTGCGCGAGGTTGCAGGATCATGGATAGTAGTTCCACTTGGGCAGAGAGTAGTTGAGTTCAATGGATTAATGACCCTGAGTGAAAGTGGCGCACTTATATGGAAGATGCTTGATGCAGGAGCGGAGACAGAGGAGCTGATCAGTATCATAACATCGGAATATGATATTGACGAGGATACAGCAAGAGAGGATATCCATGAGCTGATAGCGGCTTTGGAGCAGAAAGGATTGATAGAATAA